The Lolium rigidum isolate FL_2022 chromosome 2, APGP_CSIRO_Lrig_0.1, whole genome shotgun sequence genomic interval CCAAAAGCACTTTAATGGAAAAGGACGTAGAAAACATGAGATTGGACACTGAAACTATATGTATCATGCTTTCTTGTACATAATACTTAGAACCAAAAGCACTTTAATGGAAAAAAGACGTAGAAAACATGAGATTGGACACTGAAACTATGTATGGAGCGGGACTATGGCGAAGCAAGTGTGTGAGCAAGCATGGATCTGACAGTGCAGCCACATATTCAGATTAAAAAAATTGTAGGCCAGTGGTAGCTATAACCAGTTTATTTCCTTTTAATATTTTGCCCACCATGTGCAACACGAAGGGCAGGAGACAAATAAATAACCAGGTAATAAAATGTATATAAAAAGGAAGCATAGGATAAGAATTAGTAGTCCACCTTGGGTTGGGAAGGAACACATCCCTCCTTGCTACACCAATGGTCCTTCCTAGGACAGCGAACACAGATGATGCCAATCACATCTGCACTTCAAGGAAGTGAAGCTAATGGTCCCGGTGAGGAGACAATGGTCTGCTCATGTACAACAAAGAAAATAAGAGGATCAATAAACATGAAAAGGATAAATGTACGGAGACACATGGTGCATAAATCCGATGGTGAGTTAAATGCAGTCTTGTCCTATGCAACAAAACAAAGCCAGACAACAGTTTGTAACCCAAATATGTATATATGGTCAGGTCAAACAAAGAATACCACATAGGGGAACAGGACATGAGATAATATTGGGGAATAAATTAATTTTTCACCAAGATGACCCAAATAAATTCATGCTAACTGGCTGACTATAAAGAAAAGGAAAGGCcacaaatataaaaatattagaaAAAAATCAGCTTTTAGCTATAAATTAACCCAATCCACCAATGAGCAACACTCCAGAATGTATATAATTGTTACAGGAGTAACATGAAAGTATACAACAGAGACCGTGCTCCACCCCCGCAGCCCTAGCATGTAAACCAATAAATGTCATTGGATACCAAATGGGAAAGAGGAATAAAGGTTTAAGCAATAACTCACAACTCATCAaaggatatatatataaaaaTCAACAGGAAGAAAGAGAGGGAAAACTAAAGCACAAGGATGAAGCACTTACTTAACAGAAATATAATAATAACACCTGCACATGGTGCAAGCTGCAACATCTTTATGTATTTCTTTGATCTATCCAGGTTTATTTTGCCAAAGTTACTTCAGAATAACATCCTCTATCTAAGTCCTGCAAGCAGCAAGATTTTGGTAAGCATTGTAAACATCGACATCGACATCGATTGCAAATTTTGAACCAGTAAACAATACAAAAAAATAAATCTTCAGCAAACCATCAGACTGAAAGGAAATGATCTAGTACCGCAAGTATTTCACTGTCATTAATTTCACACGTAAATGACTATATTTACAACTCTAGTCTGAAGTGACattaataaataataaccctctaGAAGATCAATTTATTCACTCTCTTTCCTAGGTCCTTCCTATTCTAGCAGCTTCTTATGCCTGCTTTACTTCTTGCACAAAATGTCATGAAACTAAGGCACATGCAGATGTCGTTACTACTACAAAATTATATACATACGCCTACAGTTACACAGTTACCTAGATGTTCAGTGTAACATATATAATAATATAAGATAATACTTCTAGGAATTTGATCCAAAGCCGGGAGAGATGGTAGCTATTCAATCTTACAAAAATATATCTTATCTTATGGAACAGCAAGAAAAACATGACACATGGTGTGATAAAAGTGTAATAGAGAAATTAGTTAGTACATATAAACTGACGGAAAACACATGAGTATTTGAAGTGGAACATAAAGAATTAACCTGCTCATATGAAACATCAATTAAATCCATTGCCTTAGCCATTTGATTCATCCTTAGGTCGTCTACTGGTGTTGGATGCAGAGGTTGGGGCTGCCCTATTTCGGAAAAAAACTACTGGTGTTGGAGCATCTACTCCACCAATTATTTTTTGCACAGAATGCATAACCCTGTTGGAGAATGCACGATTGCATGCATCAGCAACACACTTAGATACTGATCAATGATCTATCGCCATGGCACAAAAGAGTACAAATACAAAAGTACAGTCCTATACTATATCTTTGGCTCTCTACATGCATTCGTTGTGCAGCTTTCTTATATAGTGGCTTTATCAACAGCTTGGCACTATAAATCTAGGAGTATAAGCAAAACACTTCCGACATGAACCATGTTATGCCAATCACCCTGGAAGCAACCCAGAATCCAATGCCTCGAGTGTGAGTACATGATGAAGAATCAGAAATAGATAAGAGTTATTTCTTCGAAAAAGAGAGTGAAATTTGGCAAACTAGAGAGTGGAAAGTTACTGTTATTATATTACCTGTTGGCACTCGCACGTGCACATAGTCAATGTGAATAGAGTATGATTGAACCATTAAAGCTTCAGATCCCAAGTTTACCATGACAACGAGGCTTTTTTCTCGGCAGCCTATCATGCTGATACAATCTTCAAAGGTGTGCCTCCAACAAGGCAGGTTGTGAGTTTGGTCATTGCTCGAAGTGTTTGAGAGGAAACATACTTCCATACCTTACCACAACATACACAACTGGAAACCTCATGCTAAAAAAAGCTCTCAGGTGGAAGGCAACTTGACATTCAAGACTAAACAATCCTTGTTGATCATGATCAGATACACTTGATGGTATACATGACCACTGATGACAAATAGCAAACAAGAAATCCATTAATAAGAAATATAATATTGCCCAAGTTAAAAAAAAGGTTGCCTTCACATGAATCCGTACTATGACTGACTAACTTATTTTTGCAATACTAAAACATTGAGAAGATAACATAGGTAGCTATGGCAAGAACCAAGAAGCACCTTTGATAGGTACTTTTTTTTGCAAGGATGAATATCAAGTGATGCTCCAGCTGTTACCCTTCCATGTGCCTCCCTGTACTCAACCTAGGGAGGAGATAAAACTCAATTAGCATCATGTACAACCCACCCTCTCTGCGTTCAGGCCAAACCTGGGAGACAAATACAAAAGGAAAAAATGGAATGTCCAGAAAGATGGACAAATACACCGACCTACGGCACGCCGCCCGGAGACGATGCGAACAGTGGGTTGTGCTGCTTGCGGCTGCAACCAGGTGCACGACGGCCTCtgccgctctctctctctctcttcttcccCAAATCCATCTCCCTCTCTGAGTCCTCCTCTTTCTCCCGGTTATGATTGGAAGCGGCACATCCTAGTATCCTAATTACAAGATTGTAAAAGGGGCAGTATAAGTCTCTCTCCTGAACATTCCAGTACCCTAATTACAAGATTGCAAACAGTTAGATGGAGCATAAATATACACTAATATTATCTaggaatttcatcaaacacctgctAAGCATATATAAAACGATTTGCACAAGCAGAGATAAGATGTTCCAGGGGTAAAATTAAAGAGGGGGAGTTTGACTCTACTTTTGTCTCAACCTCCATGAAGGAGAGGGGCAGCTGAACCACCTCAACCTCCAtctctgcagcttctaccggTTCCTCCCTTTCGTCAGCAGAAGCCTACTAACATGAGAGAGAGGAACCTGTGGGTCGAGCAGTTTTCTCTGGATGACAGTGTCGTTCCTCCAGCACCAAAGACACGGCTCTAATTCATCTTACAATACAACATCATCGTGGCTAGATGTCCATACATCATTCTCTGCCCCTTGCCCCTCCAATGAACAATCTTGTACCACGACCTGGGCCAAGAATCTGGTCACGTTGCTGCCATGCCAAGATGgatgatagagagagagagagattagaggAACTCACAAATACGGAGGATAGCACACACGGGCAGCCATGGTCGACGCTGCAGCCGACGAGGCACAAGTGACTGGATTCCATGAGCCTGGACGCCTCCCACTGGACTCCACCACCGCTAGCTACTGCTCTGCCAGATCCCGAGTTAGGCAGAGGAGGGGAGGGGTACGAGAGCACCACCTCAACATCGTCGCCGCCGGCTgtaaagagagaaagagaggggaTGAGACGGGCGAGGGAGAGAGAGCAGAGACGTTGGAGAGAGGGCAGAgatggaggagggagagagggaagatacggcggagggagagggaggCGTACCTGCAGGCGACGTCCACAGCCGCCGCGCTCGGGATCAACGCCTCGCCACGCTCGGGATCTTGTTGCCGCCGTGCTCTAGGTCAGGCACGGGTGGACAAGGAGGCCTCCGCCTCCGTTGCCGCCTGGTCACCCCCCGCCGCGTTCCGCCAGATCCATTCGCCCACCACCGCttgctcctctcctccctcctgcTTCTTGCTCCTTTCCTCTGCGCGCCGCCATACCACAGGGCAGacgagggaagaagaagaggggaaaaAGAGAAGGTAGGGTTTCGGGGTGAGCTCTCGTtctctctccccaatccccatgttCGGGGGCAGGagcaggcggccgaggggcctcgCCGACACTGCTCTGTAGCGAGCGCGTACGGCGTCGCCTCCCAGCCGCCACGCGCGTACGGCGGTAGAGGAGAAGGACGAAATGGAGATgcaaaatggcaaaaatgcccctggcgGACAAGCAAAACCACAAACTCAGCCACCGCGCGTTACTGTTTGGCTGTACACCCACAAAAGCTCACGTACACTCGTTCGCTGACGCCCGGGCCCCGCGGAAAGCAGGCCCACAAATCAGTGGCTGGGCGGGTGCATCACGAACGATGAAAAGAGAGGCTTCGCCTGCTGGTTGTCTCACGCTCTAGTAGTGTCTGACCCAACCAAAACTTACCCCATGCGAATGACGAGTGGACCCGGACAAACGTGGGTCCCGAGCGCAGCTGCAGGCGTGTAGACCATGGCTGTTGCATGGCTTGATCAAGGAAGCGCTTCTCTCCAGAATGGATGGCCAAGATCCCCTGCCTAAGAGCTGCTGGCAAGATCCGACGGTTCACGTGCGAggatcgctgtgaggccccctatggggggcatcatatatacctttAGATGCTACGACACAGGTTATAATTACCCTTATGAAACTTGTAATAGTTAtgttgggattgccaaaaaccattcccttagtatgcaacttgtttaccatgttcaaattcttgataatgatcctgcttcaattattattaatgagaagagtttttcttatgccaaaattaatgatacttttatgcatatgaaccatgataagaatgttttaagtgatggttatattgtggatttcatcaatgatgctactgaaagttattatgagagagggaaacatggttatatgcatcttaataatattaagtttcccctctttatgttgagaatcttgaaattgcacttgtgttgcctttctatgcttgttgctttgtgcttacatgacttatttatttacaagattccttttcataggaagtgggttagacttaaatttgtttcatacttgctttttgatgctctcttcgcttcaactctcatccttatgagagcatcattaaaattattgagcccatcttaatggctataaagaaagcacttcttgggagataacccatgtttttattttgctactgttttattgtgtcttggaagttgtatcTTAATGGCTACTGTTTTTattttgcatcttactatctcttcgccgaactagtgcacctatacatctgataagtgtattaggtgtgttgggaacacaagagacttcttgtatcgtaattgcagggttgcttgagagggttatctttgacctctacctccctgagttcgataaaccttgggtgattcacttaaggaaaacttgttgttgttctacaaacctctgctcttggaggcccaacactgtctacatgaatagaagcgtgcgtagacatcagatctCGTCTAATATAAGTGTGTCATAGGTTTGGTGTTAGAATATTTAGATCAATTCAAGGGTTAATAGTGACGACTTCGGCCTGTGACGCTAGTCGTTAGGGGCACGTGCACGAAGACTTtccgagtgtcatcaataatgtgaGGCTGGCTCCGGTAAGGAAGTAGCGACATCAGTGCGTCAGCGGCTCGCACTAGCGGAAGTAGTGGTCTTTAGGTGGTCCAAGAACCTCGATATAATTTTTTATTAAGTTTGTATTGCTTTGTAGTGCTTTGTACTTCTTACAAACTCATGGAATATATTCTGATTAAGCCAACACAAACAGCACACATGACCAAGCCTAATAGAGGATCGCCCCCACTTTATCCAACATAAGACACAAATAACCACCCTACATTTCAATACCGCGCCGCTAAAGACAtatcatgatattagagcatctccaacagtcgCGCTAAATTTTAGCGCTGTAAAAGCACTCTGCAGCGCGCTCCATTTGTGTTTCGCGCATGAGGCCATATTCACCTCCAACAGAAGCTCTAAATTTTGGAACTGTAAAACTGGGTAGTTGTTGTTGTGCGCGATTTGTACCAGATGCTCTTTTCGGCGTGGTAGATATAGTGCATGAGATATCGCTTTTGCCCCGCGTTCTATTTTACGGTGCCGGTTGTAGCACATGTTGGAGCATCAATTTGCACCTCCCACACGCTAAATTAGTTGATTTTTAGATACTACCTGcgcttggagatgctcttaagaggGCACCCATCAATTAACTATGAATCTAGGTTCTAGGGTAGGCATCACGCAGCGTGGGCTCTCCATGGGCTCCAGGACCAGACACTGATGCCGACAAGTGGACCGTAGGATCGGATGCGAAATTGCCAACTACTCCAATCTTCATCTCTTGTTCTCTTCTATCTCCAGGACGAGGTGGACACCTCGTATTTGGCCTTCCCGCGGAAAGCGGCCCGTCAGCCGAGCAAACAAAACAACACGACGCTTCCTTCCTTCCACGGATCTCTGAGCTGCTCCATCATTGATTCACGACTAAACACATAACTAAATCGATCCATCCACCTGTGGCCGTAAGCTAGCCGGAGCGTGGCTGTCAGCAGGTGGGCAACGCACATGGATTCATGTAACCGACTCACCAGAGAGAAACGGGAAGGAATTAATCCTGCGCGCCTGACCCAACACCTGTTCTCATTCCCATTTCAGATCGTGTAAATTAACCGGCACATGATGCTCCCAATCaacccgtcgccgtcgtcgtcgttgtcaccCCCGGTGaccgtggaggtggcggtggagcctCTCCGCCGCGGCACGCAACCCGTCAATCGGCGCCATTATTTATACACGCAGCATCCAGTGATAAGCTTTAAAATAGTACACATCTGCCACCAGCATCGATCGACAAAAATCCCAGAGATTAGCGCGCACTTCTCTCCCCGTCCACGACTGGGCCCAGCCTCGTCTTCCCGCGCCCTACACCCGAGCCCGATCCGACAacgcgaggcctgcccatggcggACACGTCGTCGGCGGcagcgccgctgctgctgccatcGGGCAAGAAGTCGTCGTCGGCGGCGCAGTACACCCGATGCGCGTCGCACGCGCGGGACGAGCTGCGCAGCTTCCGGGCCTGCCTCCGCTGGATGTGCGTCGACCACACCTCCGGTCCCCGCTCCGCGGGGTCCTGGgcggccttcttcctcctcgccgtcgccgcgcccgcGGCCGTCACCCTCGCGCTCCCTCCCGACACGCCGGACCGGCCCTTCGACGGGCAGGTGCAGGTCTCGCTCACGCTGGCGGCCGCGCTCGCGCACCTCTCCCTCGCCTCGCTGCTCCGGGTCGGCCTGCGCCGCCTGCTCTGCATCGACCGCCTCCGCCACGACTCCGACGCGGTGCGCGCGGGCTACACCGCGCAGCTGGCCCGCTCCTTCCGCGTCCTCGCCTGCTTCCTCGTGCCCTGCTCCCTCGCCGACGCCGCCTACAAGGCCTACTGGTACTGGGACGCCGCGCCCTTCCGCTCCCCCTGGTGGAACGCCGCCGCCTGCGCGCTCGACGTCGCCTCCTGGGTCTACCGCACCGCCGTCTTCTTCATGATCTGCGTCCTCTTCCGGGTCATCTGCTACCTGCAGGTGCTCCGGATGGTGGGATTCGCGAGGGAGTTCGGCAGGTTCGCAGACGTCGCCGTCGTGCTCGAGCACCACCGGCGGATCAGGGACCAGCTCAGGAGAATCAGCCACAGGTACCGGCGCTTCATTATCTTCTGCCTCGTGCTCGTCACCGCCAGCCAGTTCTGCGCGCTGCTCGCCACCACCAGGCCACACGCGCAGATCAATCTCGCCACCGCCGGCGAGCTCGCGGTGAGTACTCTGCTTCCATCTCCACCTCAATTACTTGTACGCACAGATCAGTCTATCTTTGCCACATCATTTCTGCAATTTCGGCACCGAAAATGGAAAATCAGTTTAGGCAACAACAAGCTATTATGTCACGTAATGATCCAGCTAAGTATGCGTTAGTGATTGCATCCATCAAATTCAGATAACACATAATTGGTGTTACAAATGAATCAAGAATTTCATGATTGTAGACTGTAGGTATCATGGTGGCAGTGGTGATTCTCCCGTACAGGGACATCCCTGCATGAAAACATTGTGTTCCGTTGTGaaccattatgtttcagatatttGAAACCTAACGAAACTTAGTACGAAGTATTACTTTCAGCACGAatgataaaattaaaaaaacaatgtGAATTGGAGGGCAACCAGGTACACGGAAGAAAAACATTTCTGTTCTATCCAATTCGATGGTACCACATGTGGGTATGATGTAGATACTGAAACCACTAATGGGAATAGGTGTACACATGCTTACAAAAGACGATAATTAATATGGTACAAATATCTAGCTGTCTTTGTTGTCCTAACGATAGGCATACATCAAGATTTGCTCTAGAATCATATTAGTATACACTATACAATTCAAATAATAGATAGCCAAAGCGATAAAATTTTGGAAGTGAATTGATATTGTTTCTCGGGTGAGGATTCTAGAGTCAAATATCAGAATGTCCAGTTCACATTTCTGATGACAGTGTTAGTACATCGAGTATTCGAGCATCTGTATAATTAAGAATTTCATTTCTCCACGAATTTCACCAACTACCGCGCAAATTAGCCTCGATCCATGACACCGTACGTCTCCATTGTTTGCATGCAGCTCTGCTCGGTGAGCCTCGTGGCGGGGCTGCTGGTCTGCCTCCACAGCGCCGCCAAGATCACGCACAAGACGCAGGCGATCACCAGCGTCGCGGCGGCGTGGCACGCCGACGCCACCATCCACGCCTTCGACAACGACCTGGAGGACCCCGACCCCGCTCTGCCCGCCGCCACGGGCTACCTGGCGCCGGCCAACGCCTACCGGGTGGCCTCCGGCGAGGAGTCCGACGGCTAcaatgacgacgacgacgccagGAGCGATGACTCTCTCGACGACCCCAAGCTCGTGCCCTTCCAGGTCAACAACATGTGTTTCCAGAAGAGGCAGGCACTGGGTAAGCGCAAGCGCACGCTCCGGCAGGAATCCATTGTTGGCACGCGCCAGCAGCAGCTTCATAAGTTGTCGATAGCTAGCTAATGTCGACCGTGCTTGCTTATTTTGCAGTGACGTACCTGGAGAACAACCGGGCGGGGATCACGGTGTACGGCTTCGTCGTCGACCGGACATGGCTGCACGCGCTCTTCATGATCGAGTTCTCGCTCGTCATGTGGCTGCTGGGGAAGACGGTCGGTATTTCTTGAACCGGCTGCCTCACCTGTCCATGAGCTATCTCTGCTGCTGCTCCTTGCGATATAGATACTAAAGGCTGAACGTCAGATGGAGGGGTTCACTTCGGATGTAAAAATTCAGTGCACATAGTTTCAGTCTTTATTGCTTCGTCCCTATATGAAACTCAGACGCGGTTCTTTTGTTCTTAATTTTTttgtggaagggttcggatggagAACCATATTAGTTGTGCAGGTTTGATTCGATGGAAGTAATGTGAAAATTAGCTGCCAAGAAAAGAGTGGATTAGATAATATAGTGTGGAAGTATTATCAGTTTTGCAGGTCTATTCTCAAACGCCATGTTGAGTTGCATATTATTTGTAGTACATTATAATGTTCCCTGTCTAGCGAAGCTCATGGTAATGAAATTCTTTTGATCCATCCTGGTACACAGAGcatctattgagtgaaaccagagTAAGACGACTTAATAACCTGCATAGCCATGACTGATACAGTCGACGCTGCGAGTTTGCTGCTGCATCCCGGGTGATTTGGGATAAAaccagtaagagcatctccaacaatgCCCAACAACAGAGCACCACTTTTTGATTTTGACACTCGCAAACTCGCTCTCGATCACCACATAGATGAAGAACAGAGAGAGACAGTGGTTTTGCGCTGCGTGCAACCTTGCTTTTCTGCTTTCTTTGTCTCTTTTATTTAGCAGAACAAACGATCTACTAACTGAACCTTGGCACTTATTTAGAGACACACTTGATTAACCAACAAACTCCTAATATGCATATGCATGTCCTTCACCTCAACGATGCCAATGCAACGGCGCAGCTCCTGGAACTGCATAAGACCAGGTGCCTTCGTCATGATGTTGGAGAGCCGGTCCTTAGTACGCACGAACTTCAAACTCGAGTGAactattttttcgaatttttgaacaaatttttgaaTCCCGTGAATGTATTTTTTAAACTCGTGAAATTTTTCAAACCcatgaacattttttcaaaatcAAGTGAACAATTTTTTCCACTTTGTAAACATATTTTCGAATCCCATGAATGTAATGTTTAAACTCGTGAACATTTTTTCGAAGCCATGATTTGTTTTTTGAAACTGAGTGAACATTTTTCCGAGTCTGTGAACATATATTTGAATCATGTGCTCATGAACATTTTTCGAACCCATAAATATTCTTCCAAAATCGAGTGACCATTTTTCCGAATTTGTGAACATTTTTTTGAATCCCATGACTGTATTTTTGAACTCGTGAAAACATTTTTTCAAAGCCATGAATATTTTCTGAAACTGAGTGAACATCTTCTTAAAGCGAGTAAACATTTTTTTGAATCCTGTGAATAATATTTTTTGGCCGTGAGCAGCTtttgaaaattatgaataattttACATCCACCGCACTCCTTGAATTTCATGAAATCCATAAACGTTTCTGCATTCATGTGAATATTTTTCGGACATTTAAACTTTTTCCAAGCGAGAAATGAACTGCCTTTGTTGAGGAAGGAAGGACACAGGCGTACATGGAGACTGGAGTCAGCGAAGCAAACAAAAGATGCGGAAACAGTGGAGCGACTGCCTTAACTGGGCCAGACCCACTATAGCGACCGCAGTGGGCGGTTTATAGGATTCGCGGGACTGGCCTTATTGTTCGTGCTTGTTTAGTGGGCTGATGCTCAAAAAAAGGCCCGAGCAAACTAGGCCTGAAACAAAAATATAATGGTCTGCCCCAGTTAACCTATTTATAAGGAAAAAAAATACAATTACAACTACAAATTATTCAAACATAAAACCTTCAAAAGGAGTATGTTGAGAGTGGGATTTGAACCCACCCTTTCGGAACAAACCCTCAATCTGCCGCCTTAGACCAACTCTGCCATCTCAACAATAATTGACGTTATTACATTCTTTCCAATTTAGAAATTAATTACTAACCAAAAGTGACACCATGTAATTTCCTAAGTAATATTCGTGAACACCTAATCAACCAAGATTATTTTCATCATATCTTGGTAGGGGGGTTTTATCATGAAATAATTGTGCGCTATTTCAACGTTTTAGTGCcgctatagtttttttttttgcgaataggacaCTGCCATTAAAAGAAACATCGAACAGTACAAAGCACCCCCAAAAGAAACGAAAATTACAACACGATCCTTGAGAagtccttcatcttcaacctccaaacCGTGTCgatggcgcgccgccgctgccgctcctcccagAGTCGGCttgacgttgttggttgcggacggaAGTCGCCGGGTTCAAGAAGACCACATCCGTTCCGAAGACGAAAAAGAAGGATGAATTGCCGCTGAAActccttgacgatccgaagatccccacaaCCAGATGAAAATCTCGAAGAGAACACCACTCCCACAATCCTCTCGACGTTGCTGCCGAGATGGAGTTGAAGCCGGGAAGACCTTATTTAGAAGGTGAACGATAGGCAATACATAATTTGCTCACTATGGCACTAATCTCGTTATTAGCCACAGTAAACTCGC includes:
- the LOC124687972 gene encoding uncharacterized protein LOC124687972, coding for MADTSSAAAPLLLPSGKKSSSAAQYTRCASHARDELRSFRACLRWMCVDHTSGPRSAGSWAAFFLLAVAAPAAVTLALPPDTPDRPFDGQVQVSLTLAAALAHLSLASLLRVGLRRLLCIDRLRHDSDAVRAGYTAQLARSFRVLACFLVPCSLADAAYKAYWYWDAAPFRSPWWNAAACALDVASWVYRTAVFFMICVLFRVICYLQVLRMVGFAREFGRFADVAVVLEHHRRIRDQLRRISHRYRRFIIFCLVLVTASQFCALLATTRPHAQINLATAGELALCSVSLVAGLLVCLHSAAKITHKTQAITSVAAAWHADATIHAFDNDLEDPDPALPAATGYLAPANAYRVASGEESDGYNDDDDARSDDSLDDPKLVPFQVNNMCFQKRQALVTYLENNRAGITVYGFVVDRTWLHALFMIEFSLVMWLLGKTVGIS